In Gossypium arboreum isolate Shixiya-1 chromosome 5, ASM2569848v2, whole genome shotgun sequence, a single genomic region encodes these proteins:
- the LOC108451425 gene encoding disease resistance protein At4g27190-like — MGCGFCEAALSNTVGTLVVDCVVKPIEDAKSQLLLIENDVQNLQSRADETLSDMRALEEEIQLNKRCLNWCPNWSWRYQLSKKAMEKIQDISELLDKFRQLGPVGYRAPTALPTIDFLCSKEFVFSKSSETAFCQIIEALKDENINMIGLWGMGGVGKTTLVHEVGSQAQKLNLFDKSEQRRRSEQELWSRLKNEQRIPVILDDIWEPINLKKEIGTPIGDDHKGCKFLLTTRHQQQIKLSKNARGLPIAIVPLGSALKGKSYHEWQAAYRRLEGRRLTEIEDVNERNAYKCLEASFDYMKYKETKTCFFLCSLFPEDYEIYVEDLVRYAWGLELYKGIDSIKDVRSEVLASFEILKNSSLLLDCGERHVKMHDVVRQFALWMASSRKEISFGTVGTLPMDESFKHYTTISFETDQMDELPKGVVFPNLKVLLLVGDYFMETSLEISSEFFESVKALQVCALEDQLISLDVFKFVGVRHTLSG; from the exons ATGGGCTGCGGATTTTGTGAGGCTGCTCTTTCTAATACCGTTGGAACACTGGTTGTGGACTGTGTGGTGAAGCCG ATTGAGGATGCTAAAAGTCAGCTTCTACTAATTGAAAATGATGTACAGAACTTGCAATCAAGGGCAGACGAAACACTGTCGGATATGCGAGCTCTAGAGGAGGAAATCCAACTGAATAAGAGGTGTCTCAACTGGTGTCCTAATTGGAGTTGGAGATATCAATTAAGCAAGAAAGCAATGGAGAAAATCCAGGATATCTCTGAGCTTTTGGACAAATTTCGTCAACTTGGACCAGTTGGTTATCGTGCTCCTACTGCCCTTCCCACTATAGACTTCCTATGTTCTAAGGAATTTGTGTTTTCGAAATCTTCAGAGACTGCCTTCTGTCAAATCATTGAAGCCTTAAAAGATGAGAATATCAACATGATTGGGTTGTGGGGGATGGGAGGGGTGGGCAAGACCACCCTGGTTCATGAAGTTGGAAGTCAAGCTCAAAAACTGAATTTGTTTGATAAA AGTGAACAACGAAGAAGATCTGAGCAAGAATTATGGTCAAGGCTGAAGAACGAACAGAGGATTCCTGTCATCCTTGATGATATTTGGGAACCTATCAACTTAAAGAAGGAAATAGGAACTCCAATAGGCGATGATCATAAAGGCTGTAAATTTCTTTTAACAACACGCCATCAACAA CAAATCAAATTGTCAAAAAATGCGAGAGGTTTGCCTATAGCTATAGTTCCGCTGGGAAGTGCCTTGAAAGGTAAAAGTTATCATGAGTGGCAAGCAGCATATCGGAGACTCGAGGGTCGTAGATTGACTGAAATAGAAGATGTTAATGAAAGAAATGCCTATAAATGTCTTGAGGCAAGCTTCGATTACATGAAGTATAAGGAGACCAAGACATGTTTCTTCTTGTGCTCTTTATTTCCCGAAGATTATGAGATTTATGTGGAGGACTTAGTAAGATATGCATGGGGACTAGAGTTGTATAAAGGCATCGACTCAATTAAAGACGTTAGAAGCGAAGTTCTTGCATCGTTTGAGATCCTCAAGAACTCCAGTTTGTTGCTAGATTGCGGAGAAAGGCATGTCAAAATGCATGATGTGGTTCGCCAATTTGCTTTGTGGATGGCATCTTCAAGAAAGGAGATTTCTTTTGGGACTGTTGGAACACTACCAATGGATGAAAGTTTCAAGCATTACACAACAATCTCCTTCGAAACTGATCAAATGGATGAACTTCCTAAAGGAGTGGTTTTCCCAAATCTCAAAGTTCTTTTACTTGTTGGTGATTATTTCATGGAAACTTCGCTTGAAATTTCAAGCGAATTCTTTGAGAGTGTGAAAGCATTACAAGTTTGTGCTTTGGAAGATCAATTGATATCTCTAGATGTGTTTAAGTTTGTTGGTGTTAGACACactttatccggatga